In one Pseudomonas sp. SCA2728.1_7 genomic region, the following are encoded:
- a CDS encoding YqaA family protein, whose amino-acid sequence MGAAYFGLFFAAFGAATLLPLQSEALLVGLIVSERYWLWGLLAVATLGNVLGSLVNWWLGRGLERFQDRRWFPLSPAHMAKARKHYERYGHWSLLLSWLPIIGDPLTLIAGVMREPLGRFLLIVTLAKGARYGVLAMLTLGWLG is encoded by the coding sequence ATCGGCGCCGCTTACTTCGGGCTGTTCTTTGCCGCGTTCGGTGCGGCGACCTTATTGCCGTTGCAGTCCGAAGCATTGCTGGTCGGCTTGATCGTCAGCGAGCGTTACTGGCTGTGGGGCCTGCTCGCCGTGGCAACGCTGGGCAACGTACTCGGTTCGCTGGTCAACTGGTGGCTGGGCCGTGGCCTCGAGCGTTTTCAGGATCGCCGCTGGTTTCCGCTCAGCCCTGCGCACATGGCCAAGGCGCGCAAACACTATGAGCGCTACGGGCATTGGTCGTTGCTGCTGAGTTGGTTGCCGATCATTGGCGACCCGCTGACGCTGATTGCCGGCGTCATGCGCGAACCGCTCGGGCGCTTTCTATTGATCGTCACCTTGGCCAAAGGCGCACGTTACGGCGTGCTGGCCATGCTGACGCTGGGCTGGCTGGGTTGA
- the treZ gene encoding malto-oligosyltrehalose trehalohydrolase, which produces MPLRSTETWPHGAIMLDAEHTQFALWAPDAFYVSVELENGQSLPMLSQADGWFVIEARCPAGTRYRYNIDGELEVPDPASRAQDGDLDRHSVVVDPLAYQWRHTAWQGRPWSEAVIYELHVGALGGFAEVEQHLARLAGLGITAIELMPLAQFPGDRNWGYDGVLPYAPQSSYGTPEQLKHLIDSAHGHGLAVILDVVYNHFGPDGNYLHRYAKGFFREDKHTPWGAAIDFRRSEVREFFIENALMWLLEYRFDGLRLDAVHAIEDPDFLTEMAQRVRAQIDPSRHVWLTVENELNQSSLLEYDYDAQWNDDGHNALHVLLTGETDAYYADYAAQPTEQLVRCLSQGFVFQGHITRHGEPRGEPSEHLPSTAFVLFLQNHDQIGNRAFGERLHHLADPRAVQAATVLLLLSPMIPLMFMGDEFAAEQPFLFFTSHHGELAKLVREGRRNEFAAFSAFADPHKREQIPDPNGEKTFHASQPRLIGHGSEKQQETLALYQKLLQFRHQYIIPHLSGTQALGAHMLGYGAVSARWRLGNGSELRIDLNLSDTPVVNPPQTEAVWLFQQPPTVDLSESGVLPAYCALVSLTAATPLQPLNGERL; this is translated from the coding sequence ATGCCGTTACGGTCTACTGAAACCTGGCCCCACGGCGCGATCATGCTGGACGCCGAACACACACAGTTCGCGCTGTGGGCACCCGATGCGTTTTACGTCAGTGTCGAGCTTGAAAATGGCCAGTCGCTGCCGATGCTGTCTCAGGCAGACGGCTGGTTTGTGATCGAGGCCCGCTGTCCGGCGGGCACGCGTTACCGCTACAACATCGACGGCGAACTGGAAGTGCCCGACCCTGCCTCCAGAGCACAGGATGGCGACCTCGACCGCCACAGCGTGGTGGTCGATCCGCTGGCCTATCAATGGCGCCACACTGCCTGGCAAGGTCGGCCGTGGAGCGAAGCGGTGATCTACGAGTTGCACGTCGGTGCGCTCGGTGGTTTCGCTGAAGTCGAACAACATCTGGCGCGCCTCGCGGGCCTGGGCATTACTGCCATTGAACTGATGCCGCTGGCGCAGTTCCCCGGCGATCGCAATTGGGGTTACGACGGTGTTTTGCCCTACGCACCGCAATCCTCCTACGGCACCCCGGAACAACTCAAACACCTGATCGACAGTGCTCACGGCCACGGTTTGGCGGTGATTCTCGACGTGGTCTACAACCACTTCGGCCCTGATGGCAATTACCTGCACCGCTACGCCAAAGGCTTTTTCCGCGAGGACAAACACACGCCATGGGGCGCAGCGATCGATTTCCGTCGCAGCGAAGTTCGCGAATTCTTTATCGAAAACGCCCTGATGTGGTTGCTCGAATACCGCTTCGACGGTCTGCGCCTGGACGCGGTGCATGCCATCGAAGACCCGGATTTTCTCACCGAGATGGCCCAGCGTGTCCGCGCGCAGATTGACCCGAGCCGGCATGTCTGGCTGACCGTGGAAAACGAACTGAACCAGTCGAGCCTGCTCGAATACGACTACGACGCGCAGTGGAACGACGACGGCCACAACGCCTTGCACGTCCTGCTCACTGGCGAAACCGACGCCTATTACGCCGACTACGCCGCGCAACCCACCGAACAACTGGTGCGCTGCCTGAGTCAGGGGTTTGTCTTCCAGGGCCACATCACCCGCCACGGCGAACCGCGCGGCGAGCCCAGCGAACATCTGCCCTCCACCGCGTTCGTGCTGTTCCTGCAAAACCACGATCAGATCGGCAACCGCGCCTTCGGCGAGCGCCTGCATCATCTGGCCGATCCGCGTGCCGTGCAGGCAGCGACCGTGTTGTTGCTGCTGTCACCGATGATTCCGCTGATGTTCATGGGTGACGAGTTCGCCGCCGAGCAGCCGTTCCTGTTTTTCACCAGTCACCACGGCGAACTGGCGAAACTGGTGCGCGAGGGTCGACGCAACGAATTCGCCGCGTTCAGCGCCTTCGCCGATCCGCACAAACGCGAGCAGATTCCCGATCCGAATGGCGAAAAAACCTTCCACGCCTCACAGCCAAGGTTGATCGGCCATGGCAGCGAAAAACAGCAGGAAACCCTCGCGCTGTACCAGAAGCTCCTGCAATTTCGCCATCAATACATCATTCCCCATTTGTCCGGCACCCAAGCGCTTGGCGCGCATATGCTCGGTTATGGCGCGGTCAGTGCGCGATGGCGTCTGGGCAATGGCAGCGAGCTGCGAATTGACCTGAACCTCAGCGACACGCCAGTGGTCAACCCTCCACAGACCGAGGCCGTGTGGCTGTTTCAACAGCCACCCACCGTCGATCTGTCGGAATCGGGCGTACTGCCCGCGTATTGCGCGCTTGTCAGCCTCACGGCCGCAACCCCTTTGCAACCTCTGAATGGAGAGCGCCTATGA
- a CDS encoding methyl-accepting chemotaxis protein: protein MPAFRTIQARYTLFLVLFILLLSVLTVVGISQLVAPKLRHTEEQVVLNRIAEVAEQIQGELNKVQAQQRSITQTIPLLDSAAIDTVLPGLVDQYGELKVFGGGIWPLPGQREAGRNKFSTFWHRDASGKLAVNTFWNSDAAPNYYDQSWYKGGMATPRGQCAWAAAYKDDASAEPRTNCAMAIQKNGNAWGVSTIDVTLGFFNDLVARKEKDLNAEMLIVEADGKIISNSSRISGPIVLKNISELAATSTFASQVKAGLQNRDQAQRIEFDNNGEASTFFMRPIEGTPWFLASALPTKMLTAQRDDVLSTLSLLQIPLVILLVLLQVYAIRQLVQRMKALKANIDLLSSGDADLTRRITIRAEDELGAIGHSINTFIAYLQNMIGEVTQATGAMASSLDNLQRTSAHTSQILLRHASETDQTVTAITEMSSTAESVAQNAAETAAFTQRANENADRSRVVVGEATNSVVALIDEVASATHKVENMQQDAQRITEILGVIGAIAGQTNLLALNAAIEAARAGEQGRGFAVVADEVRALAARTQASTSEINEMLTRLTQGVSSSVSAMENTQASCQSAADATARVNSGLDEMAGSVSHINSLSTQIATAAEQQSAVTEEINRSMVQIRHMVDELVQSGKASELNTHQLLEANSRVSAIMGRFKVR from the coding sequence ATGCCCGCATTCCGTACCATTCAGGCTCGCTACACGCTGTTTCTGGTTCTGTTCATTTTGCTGTTGTCGGTGTTGACCGTGGTCGGCATCAGTCAACTGGTCGCCCCCAAGCTGCGGCATACCGAAGAACAAGTCGTCCTCAACCGCATCGCCGAAGTGGCCGAGCAGATTCAGGGCGAGTTGAACAAAGTGCAGGCGCAACAGCGCAGCATCACCCAGACCATCCCGCTGCTCGACAGCGCTGCCATCGACACGGTACTGCCAGGCTTGGTCGATCAGTACGGTGAGTTGAAGGTATTCGGTGGCGGGATCTGGCCGCTGCCGGGGCAGCGTGAAGCCGGGCGCAACAAATTCAGTACGTTCTGGCACCGCGACGCGTCGGGCAAACTGGCCGTGAACACGTTCTGGAACAGCGACGCGGCCCCCAACTATTACGACCAGAGCTGGTACAAGGGCGGCATGGCCACACCGCGCGGCCAATGCGCGTGGGCGGCGGCTTACAAGGATGACGCCAGCGCCGAGCCGCGCACCAACTGCGCCATGGCCATCCAGAAAAACGGCAATGCCTGGGGCGTGTCGACCATCGACGTCACTCTCGGCTTCTTCAACGATCTGGTGGCGCGCAAGGAAAAAGACCTCAACGCCGAAATGCTCATCGTTGAAGCCGACGGCAAGATCATCAGTAACAGCTCGCGCATCAGTGGCCCGATCGTGTTGAAGAACATCAGCGAACTGGCCGCCACGTCGACCTTCGCCAGCCAGGTCAAAGCCGGGCTGCAGAATCGTGATCAGGCGCAGCGCATCGAGTTCGACAACAACGGTGAAGCCAGCACCTTCTTCATGCGCCCGATTGAAGGCACACCGTGGTTCCTCGCCAGCGCCCTGCCGACGAAAATGCTCACCGCCCAGCGTGATGACGTCCTCAGCACCTTGAGCCTGTTGCAGATTCCACTGGTGATCCTGCTGGTGCTGTTGCAGGTCTACGCGATTCGCCAATTGGTGCAGCGCATGAAAGCGTTGAAAGCCAACATCGACTTGCTGTCGAGCGGCGATGCCGACCTGACCCGCCGCATCACCATTCGCGCCGAAGATGAACTCGGCGCCATCGGTCATTCGATCAACACCTTTATTGCCTACTTGCAAAACATGATCGGCGAAGTCACCCAGGCCACCGGCGCGATGGCCTCGAGCCTCGACAACCTGCAGCGCACTTCGGCGCACACCAGCCAGATCCTGCTGCGTCACGCCTCGGAAACCGATCAGACCGTTACCGCCATCACCGAGATGAGTTCCACGGCAGAAAGCGTTGCGCAGAATGCCGCCGAAACCGCAGCGTTCACCCAGCGTGCCAACGAAAACGCCGACCGCTCGCGCGTGGTAGTGGGCGAAGCGACCAACAGCGTCGTGGCGCTGATCGATGAAGTGGCCAGTGCCACACACAAAGTTGAAAACATGCAGCAGGACGCCCAGCGCATCACCGAAATCCTCGGGGTGATCGGTGCGATCGCCGGGCAGACCAATCTGTTGGCGCTCAACGCCGCGATCGAAGCAGCCCGCGCCGGTGAACAGGGTCGTGGTTTTGCCGTGGTCGCCGATGAAGTCCGCGCCCTCGCCGCGCGTACGCAGGCCAGCACCTCGGAAATCAACGAGATGTTGACCCGCCTGACCCAAGGCGTGAGTTCGTCGGTCAGCGCCATGGAAAACACCCAGGCCAGTTGCCAGTCCGCCGCCGATGCCACCGCACGGGTCAACTCGGGTCTGGATGAAATGGCCGGCTCGGTCAGCCACATCAACAGCCTCAGCACCCAGATTGCCACCGCCGCCGAACAGCAAAGCGCCGTAACTGAAGAGATCAACCGCAGCATGGTGCAGATCCGCCACATGGTCGATGAACTGGTGCAGAGCGGCAAAGCCAGCGAACTGAACACCCACCAGTTGCTCGAAGCCAACAGCCGGGTGAGCGCGATCATGGGGCGTTTCAAAGTCCGCTGA
- a CDS encoding alpha/beta hydrolase: MSVTFPRWLPSLLLCAALPLSAQAATTGEAAPEGPAYGPELQGFEYPYTLKHFAFQSQGKPLQMGYMDVAAHGKANGRTVVLMHGKNFCAATWDSSIKALSESGYRVIAPDQIGFCTSSKPDNYQYSFQQLATNTQQLLKALGIQKATLLGHSTGGMLATRYALLFPEQVEQLALVNPIGLEDWKALGVPYRTVDQWYQRELKVSAQGIRDYERTTYYDGRWKPEFDRWVDMLAGLSKGPGKTQVAWNSALIYDMIFTQPVYYEFKDLKMPTLLLIGTSDTTAIGKDLAPPEVKAKIGHYEVLGKQVAKLIPQSTLVEFPGMGHAPQMEEPTQFHKALLDWLNTSNPVR, from the coding sequence ATGTCTGTCACGTTTCCCCGTTGGCTCCCCTCCCTGCTCCTCTGCGCCGCCCTGCCCCTGTCAGCTCAGGCTGCCACGACAGGCGAAGCCGCGCCGGAAGGCCCGGCCTACGGCCCGGAACTGCAAGGCTTCGAATACCCTTACACGCTTAAACACTTTGCCTTTCAGTCTCAGGGCAAACCCCTGCAGATGGGTTACATGGACGTCGCCGCCCACGGCAAGGCCAATGGCCGCACCGTGGTGCTGATGCACGGCAAGAATTTTTGCGCAGCGACCTGGGACAGTTCGATCAAGGCATTGAGCGAGTCCGGTTACCGAGTGATCGCGCCGGATCAGATCGGTTTCTGCACCTCCAGCAAACCTGACAACTATCAATACAGCTTCCAGCAACTGGCGACCAATACCCAGCAGTTGCTCAAAGCGCTGGGCATTCAGAAAGCCACGCTGCTCGGCCACTCCACCGGCGGCATGCTCGCCACCCGCTATGCCTTGCTGTTCCCCGAGCAGGTCGAACAATTGGCACTGGTCAACCCGATCGGTCTCGAAGACTGGAAAGCCCTCGGCGTGCCCTATCGCACGGTAGATCAGTGGTATCAACGTGAGCTGAAAGTCAGTGCTCAAGGCATCCGTGATTACGAACGCACTACTTACTACGACGGCCGCTGGAAACCGGAATTCGATCGCTGGGTCGACATGCTCGCCGGCCTGAGCAAAGGCCCGGGCAAGACCCAGGTGGCGTGGAACTCGGCGCTGATCTACGACATGATTTTCACCCAGCCGGTGTACTACGAGTTCAAGGACCTGAAGATGCCGACCCTGCTGCTGATCGGCACCTCCGACACCACCGCCATCGGCAAGGACCTCGCGCCACCAGAGGTGAAAGCGAAAATCGGCCATTACGAGGTGCTCGGCAAACAAGTGGCCAAGCTGATCCCGCAGTCGACGCTGGTGGAATTTCCCGGCATGGGCCACGCGCCGCAAATGGAAGAACCGACGCAGTTCCACAAGGCCCTGCTCGACTGGCTGAATACATCCAATCCCGTTCGTTGA
- a CDS encoding D-2-hydroxyacid dehydrogenase family protein translates to MAVQIAVIDDWQDVARDVVDWSVLDSLGEVTFEHDYPADNATLAERLGRYQVICVMRERTRFDEDLLKRLPNLKLLVTGGMRNAALDMPAAAKLGIKVCGTDSYKHAAPELTWALVMAATRNLVKEANALRAGQWQQGLGGDLHGKTLGILGLGSIGQRVAQFGQVFGMKVIAWSENLTAERAEQAGVTHVSKQQLFEQADVLSVHLVLSERSRGLVDAQALGWMKPTALLVNTARGPIVDEAALIKALQKQQIAGAALDVFEQEPLPAMHPFRTLDNVLATPHVGYVSRQNYEQFFSQMIEDVQAWAAGEPVRLLN, encoded by the coding sequence ATGGCGGTGCAGATTGCAGTGATCGATGACTGGCAGGACGTGGCCCGCGACGTAGTCGACTGGTCAGTCCTCGATAGCCTCGGTGAAGTGACGTTTGAACACGATTACCCGGCCGACAACGCGACACTGGCCGAGCGTCTGGGCCGCTATCAGGTGATTTGCGTGATGCGCGAACGCACGCGGTTCGACGAAGACTTGCTCAAGCGCTTGCCCAATCTGAAGTTGCTGGTCACCGGCGGCATGCGCAACGCGGCGCTGGACATGCCAGCGGCGGCAAAACTGGGCATCAAAGTCTGCGGCACTGACAGTTACAAGCATGCGGCGCCGGAATTGACCTGGGCGCTGGTCATGGCGGCGACACGCAATCTGGTGAAAGAAGCCAACGCCCTGCGCGCCGGCCAGTGGCAGCAAGGGCTCGGCGGTGATTTGCATGGCAAGACCCTTGGCATTCTCGGTCTGGGCAGCATCGGCCAGCGGGTTGCACAGTTCGGCCAGGTGTTCGGCATGAAGGTGATCGCCTGGAGCGAAAACCTCACCGCCGAACGGGCTGAACAGGCCGGCGTGACGCACGTCAGCAAGCAGCAACTGTTCGAGCAGGCCGATGTGTTGTCGGTGCATCTGGTGCTCAGCGAGCGCAGTCGCGGTCTGGTCGATGCGCAGGCACTGGGCTGGATGAAACCGACGGCCCTGCTGGTCAACACCGCGCGCGGGCCGATTGTCGATGAAGCGGCACTGATCAAGGCCTTGCAGAAACAGCAGATCGCCGGGGCGGCGCTGGACGTGTTCGAGCAGGAACCGCTGCCGGCCATGCACCCGTTTCGCACACTCGACAATGTCTTGGCGACGCCGCATGTGGGCTATGTCAGTCGGCAGAACTATGAGCAGTTCTTTTCGCAGATGATCGAGGATGTTCAGGCTTGGGCGGCTGGGGAGCCGGTTCGCCTGCTGAACTGA
- the malQ gene encoding 4-alpha-glucanotransferase, translating to MSDAQLEILASRAGLAVDWIDANGRPQKVAPAVLRNVLIGLGHPASTAQEIDASLLELQAVQQDRHLPPLLTADVGVGVDLARYFAPETPCEIHLEDGSRLNLKLDSEAILPGLIPVGYQQVHISDQYFTLAVAPERCFSVGDAVDNPIPRVWGLSAQLYALRRAGDGGFGDTQALEDLVRVAGERGADALAISPLHAMFSADTGRYSPYSPSSRLFLNSLYAAPGAILGERALRDAIDAAGLAEQFAQLEDLTLIDWPSAADAKQKLLQALYEGFIAGDHPLHPDFASFRHAGGEALENHCRFEAIQEMRAARGENLDWRQWPEHWHDPRGAALEAFAEEYAERIGYFAFCQWLIHRCLERAQTAARSAGMGIGLIADLAVGADGAGSQAWSFQDELLASLTVGAPPDILNRSGQGWGISAFSPEGLIRNGFRAFIDMLRANFAHAGGLRIDHVMGLQRLWVIPNGAAPADGAYLYYPVDDLLRLLTLESHRHQAIVLGEDLGTVPDGLREKLIARSMLGMRVLLFEQDNTHFKPILDWPDNALATTSTHDLPTLNGWWHGRDIDWNARLGFVDANGEIEWRHHRQREREGLRSALSQDPQNFREESHEADQVVDAAVRFLGHTRAPLVLLPLEDALGINEQANLPGTIDTHPNWSRRLPGTSEALLDGADAARRLELLACARLQAAERDQ from the coding sequence ATGAGCGATGCGCAACTGGAAATTCTCGCCAGCCGAGCCGGCCTCGCCGTCGACTGGATCGACGCCAACGGCCGCCCGCAGAAAGTCGCCCCGGCGGTGCTGCGCAATGTCCTGATCGGACTCGGCCACCCGGCCAGCACCGCGCAGGAAATCGACGCCAGCCTGCTGGAACTGCAAGCCGTGCAACAAGACCGCCACTTGCCGCCGCTGTTGACCGCCGATGTCGGTGTCGGCGTGGATCTGGCGCGTTATTTCGCCCCGGAAACGCCGTGTGAAATTCACCTTGAAGACGGCTCGCGGCTGAACCTGAAACTCGATTCTGAGGCGATATTGCCGGGGCTGATCCCGGTCGGCTATCAACAGGTGCACATCAGCGATCAGTATTTCACCCTGGCCGTGGCCCCGGAACGCTGCTTCAGCGTCGGCGATGCGGTGGATAATCCGATTCCCCGCGTCTGGGGTCTGAGTGCGCAACTGTATGCCTTGCGCCGCGCCGGCGACGGCGGCTTCGGCGACACTCAAGCACTGGAAGACTTGGTCCGCGTGGCCGGTGAGCGCGGCGCCGATGCTTTGGCGATCAGCCCGCTGCACGCCATGTTCAGCGCCGACACCGGCCGCTACAGCCCTTATTCGCCGTCCAGTCGGTTGTTCCTCAACTCTCTTTACGCCGCTCCCGGCGCGATTCTCGGTGAACGCGCCTTGCGTGATGCCATCGACGCGGCCGGCCTGGCCGAGCAGTTCGCGCAACTGGAAGACCTGACGCTGATTGACTGGCCGAGCGCCGCCGACGCCAAGCAAAAACTCTTGCAAGCGTTGTACGAAGGTTTCATCGCCGGTGACCATCCGTTGCACCCGGACTTTGCCAGTTTCCGTCACGCCGGTGGCGAAGCACTGGAAAACCACTGCCGTTTCGAAGCGATTCAGGAAATGCGCGCCGCCCGTGGCGAAAACCTCGACTGGCGGCAATGGCCAGAGCACTGGCACGACCCACGCGGCGCAGCGCTCGAAGCTTTCGCCGAAGAATACGCCGAGCGCATTGGCTATTTCGCTTTTTGCCAATGGCTGATCCACCGCTGCCTGGAACGTGCACAAACCGCCGCACGCAGCGCCGGCATGGGCATTGGCCTGATCGCCGATCTGGCGGTGGGCGCCGACGGTGCTGGCAGTCAGGCCTGGAGTTTTCAGGATGAACTGCTCGCCTCGCTCACCGTCGGTGCACCGCCGGACATTCTCAATCGCTCGGGCCAGGGCTGGGGCATTTCCGCGTTCTCGCCGGAAGGCCTGATCCGCAACGGTTTTCGCGCCTTCATCGACATGCTGCGCGCCAACTTCGCCCACGCCGGTGGTTTGCGTATCGACCATGTCATGGGCCTGCAACGCTTGTGGGTGATCCCCAACGGCGCCGCGCCGGCCGATGGCGCGTACCTGTATTACCCGGTCGATGACTTGCTGCGCTTGCTGACCCTCGAATCCCATCGTCATCAGGCGATCGTCCTCGGCGAAGACCTTGGCACGGTGCCTGACGGCTTGCGCGAGAAACTCATCGCCCGCTCGATGCTCGGCATGCGCGTGTTGCTGTTCGAACAGGACAACACCCATTTCAAGCCGATTCTCGACTGGCCGGACAACGCACTGGCAACCACCAGCACCCACGATCTGCCAACGCTCAACGGTTGGTGGCATGGCCGCGACATCGACTGGAACGCGCGGTTGGGTTTTGTCGATGCCAACGGTGAAATCGAATGGCGCCACCATCGTCAGCGTGAACGTGAAGGCCTGCGCAGTGCCTTGAGTCAGGACCCGCAGAATTTCCGCGAGGAGTCCCACGAGGCCGATCAAGTGGTCGATGCCGCGGTGCGCTTCCTCGGTCACACCCGCGCGCCGCTGGTGCTGTTGCCGCTGGAAGATGCGCTGGGCATCAACGAACAAGCGAATCTGCCGGGCACCATCGACACCCATCCGAACTGGTCGCGACGCTTGCCCGGCACCAGTGAGGCGCTGCTCGACGGCGCGGATGCGGCGCGACGTCTGGAATTGCTGGCGTGCGCGCGTCTTCAGGCTGCCGAGCGTGACCAATGA
- the glgA gene encoding glycogen synthase GlgA, whose protein sequence is MISAALDIQGERAQQAVGESSTVSVPGSRQINVPGTKTLTPVASQNPNKKKVLFVTSEIADLVKTGGLGDVSAALPRAMAHLHDVRVLIPGYPQVMHSENPIHIIGELGGHAALPPCKIGRMDMPDGLVIYVLICPELYEREGSPYGANNGRDWPDNHIRFARLGLAAADIAANLAQIHWCPDLVHAHDWPAGLAPAYMHWRGQRTPTLFTIHNLAYQGVTSLGSCPELGIPNHALQQEGMEFYGKMSFLKAGMAYSSHITTVSATYAQEITTPDFGCGLDGFLAAKTQQGLLSGIPNGIDESWDAATDPHLFAPFAIGDWEGKAVNAAHVRELFELNDSAGPLFAVVSRLVYQKGLDLTIAVSEYIVQNGGQIAIIGRGEPEEEQAMRELALRFPGQIGVRIGFNETDARRMFAGSDFLLMPSRYEPCGLSQMYAQRFGSLPVARNTGGLADTIENGVTGFLFDESTAESYQEALSRAFKVFAFPELLNAMRCRAMAAPFNWCKAVEPYAELYEQLVAKALGKAHHK, encoded by the coding sequence ATGATCAGTGCGGCATTGGATATTCAGGGAGAGCGTGCTCAGCAGGCGGTTGGAGAATCGAGCACCGTCAGTGTTCCCGGCAGCCGACAGATCAACGTCCCCGGCACCAAAACGCTGACTCCAGTAGCGAGCCAGAACCCCAACAAGAAAAAAGTGTTGTTTGTCACTTCGGAAATCGCCGACCTGGTCAAGACCGGTGGTTTGGGTGACGTCTCAGCCGCACTGCCCCGGGCCATGGCTCATCTGCACGATGTGCGGGTGTTGATCCCCGGTTACCCGCAGGTGATGCACAGCGAAAACCCGATCCACATCATCGGCGAACTCGGCGGCCATGCCGCGCTGCCACCGTGCAAGATCGGCCGTATGGACATGCCCGATGGTCTGGTCATCTACGTGCTGATCTGCCCCGAACTCTACGAGCGCGAAGGCTCGCCCTACGGTGCCAACAATGGCCGCGACTGGCCGGACAACCACATTCGTTTCGCCCGTCTGGGCTTGGCCGCTGCCGACATCGCCGCCAACCTCGCGCAAATCCACTGGTGCCCGGATCTGGTGCACGCCCATGACTGGCCTGCCGGCCTGGCCCCGGCCTATATGCACTGGCGCGGGCAGCGCACGCCGACCCTGTTCACCATTCATAACCTCGCCTATCAAGGCGTGACCAGCCTCGGTTCCTGCCCCGAGCTGGGTATTCCCAACCATGCCCTGCAGCAGGAAGGAATGGAGTTCTACGGCAAGATGTCGTTCCTCAAGGCCGGCATGGCCTATTCGAGCCATATCACCACGGTCAGCGCCACCTACGCGCAGGAAATCACCACCCCGGATTTCGGCTGCGGCCTCGACGGCTTTCTCGCCGCCAAGACCCAGCAAGGCTTGCTCAGCGGCATCCCCAACGGCATCGACGAGAGTTGGGACGCTGCCACCGATCCGCACCTGTTCGCACCGTTTGCCATTGGTGACTGGGAAGGCAAAGCGGTCAACGCCGCGCATGTGCGTGAGCTATTTGAATTGAATGACTCTGCAGGCCCGCTGTTCGCCGTGGTGTCGCGACTGGTCTATCAGAAAGGTCTCGACCTGACGATCGCGGTATCCGAGTACATCGTGCAGAACGGCGGCCAAATCGCAATCATCGGTCGCGGTGAGCCGGAAGAAGAACAAGCCATGCGCGAGCTGGCGCTGCGCTTCCCCGGGCAGATCGGCGTGCGCATCGGCTTCAACGAAACCGATGCCCGCCGGATGTTCGCCGGCAGCGATTTCCTGCTGATGCCTTCGCGCTACGAACCTTGCGGTTTGAGCCAGATGTACGCCCAGCGTTTCGGCTCGCTGCCGGTCGCACGCAATACCGGCGGGCTGGCCGACACCATTGAAAACGGTGTCACCGGGTTCCTCTTCGACGAATCCACCGCTGAAAGCTATCAAGAGGCCCTGAGCCGCGCGTTCAAGGTCTTCGCTTTCCCCGAACTGCTCAACGCCATGCGTTGCCGGGCCATGGCCGCGCCGTTCAACTGGTGCAAAGCGGTTGAACCGTACGCCGAACTCTACGAACAACTGGTCGCCAAGGCGCTGGGTAAAGCTCACCACAAATAA
- a CDS encoding DUF411 domain-containing protein, translated as MRTHLRLVALSALFISSLAQAADLIPIEVHRDANCGCCKKWISHLEANGFKVEDHVESDMSSFKQQHGVPTRLASCHTAIINGKFVEGHVPAEQVLALSKRDDLLGVAAPGMPMGSPGMEMDGMSDAYQVIGLKKDGADVVVADYPAH; from the coding sequence ATGCGAACCCACCTGCGTCTGGTCGCCCTGAGCGCCCTGTTCATTTCTTCCCTGGCGCAAGCCGCCGACCTGATCCCGATCGAAGTGCACCGCGACGCCAATTGCGGTTGCTGCAAAAAATGGATCAGCCACCTCGAAGCCAACGGTTTCAAAGTCGAAGACCACGTCGAAAGCGACATGAGCAGCTTCAAGCAACAACATGGCGTACCGACGCGTCTGGCGTCGTGCCACACCGCGATCATCAACGGCAAATTCGTCGAAGGCCACGTGCCGGCAGAACAAGTGCTGGCCCTGAGCAAGCGCGATGACCTGCTCGGCGTCGCCGCACCGGGTATGCCGATGGGTTCGCCGGGCATGGAAATGGACGGCATGAGCGATGCCTATCAAGTGATCGGCCTGAAAAAGGACGGCGCTGACGTTGTCGTGGCGGACTACCCGGCCCATTGA